The genomic segment AGGTAAAAATATATTAAAATCCTTCATAAGTTTCCCTATTGTCGTGCTTTCCCCTCCAGGAAGAATTAGACCATCTATCTCATTTATCTGTTTAGTATATTTAACCCTAATTGGCTTAATCCCTTCAATTTTCTTAAGCATTTCTATATGTTCAACTACAGAGCCTTGAAAATCAAGTACACCGACTTTAATCATTATTACCATCCTCTTTCAGCAAATTCTGTAGTCAATTTACTAATTTCTAATCCATACATAGGTTCTCCTAAATCTTCAGAGACTTCAGCAAGAATTTCAGGGTCATTATAATATGTGGTTGCTTTCACTATCGCTTTTGCTCTCTTTTCCGGATTAGAAGATTTAAAAATCCCAGAACCTACAAATACTCCATCACATCCTAACTGCATCATAAGAGCTGCATCTGCAGGAGTTGCAATTCCACCAGCTGCAAAGTTTACAACAGGTAGTCTTCCATGTTCAGCTACATATTCAACCAAATGATAAGGTGCCCCCATTTCTTTAGCAGCAGTCATAAGTTCTTCCTTAGGCATAAGTTTCAATTTCCTTATTTCTGATAACATCTGCCTCATATGCCTTACAGCTTCTACAACATTACCAGTTCCTGCTTCTCCTTTCGTTCTTATCATAGATGCTCCTTCAGCAATCCTTCGTAATGCCTCTCCTAAATTTCTAGCTCCACATACAAAAGGAACTTTAAACTGTTTTTTATTAATATGATACATCTCATCTGCTGGGGTTAAAACTTC from the Caloranaerobacter ferrireducens genome contains:
- the pdxS gene encoding pyridoxal 5'-phosphate synthase lyase subunit PdxS, which gives rise to MNKRYELNKNLAQMLKGGVIMDVTNPEQARIAEKAGAVAVMALERVPADIRKQGGVARMSDPKMIKEIKKAVSIPVMAKVRIGHFVEAQILEAIGIDFIDESEVLTPADEMYHINKKQFKVPFVCGARNLGEALRRIAEGASMIRTKGEAGTGNVVEAVRHMRQMLSEIRKLKLMPKEELMTAAKEMGAPYHLVEYVAEHGRLPVVNFAAGGIATPADAALMMQLGCDGVFVGSGIFKSSNPEKRAKAIVKATTYYNDPEILAEVSEDLGEPMYGLEISKLTTEFAERGW